Proteins from one Oryza sativa Japonica Group chromosome 12, ASM3414082v1 genomic window:
- the LOC4352332 gene encoding ABC transporter G family member 50 isoform X3 gives MQSFYSQYDLHIPEMTVRETLDFSSRCQGVGRRPKILKEVSARESAAGIIPDADIDIYMKAISVEASKRSLQTDYILKIMGLEICADTMVGDAMIRGLSGGQKKRLTTAEMIVGPARAYFMDEISNGLDSSTTFQIISCFQQLTNISEYTMVISLLQPTPEVFDLFDDLILMAEGKIIYHGPRNEALNFFEECGFICPERKEVADFLQEILSCKDQQQYWSGPNESYRYISPHELSSMFKENHRGRKLEEPIVSPKSELGKEALAFNKYSLQKLEMFKACGAREALLMKRSMFVYVFKTGQLAIIALVTMSVFLRTRMTTDFTHATYYMGALFFSILMIMLNGTPEISMQIRRLPSFYKQKSYYFYSSWAYAIPASVLKVPVSILDSLVWICITYYGIGYTASVSRFFCQFLMLCFVHQSVTSLYRFIASYFQTPTASFFYLFLALTFFLMFGGFTLPKPSMPGWLNWGFWISPMTYAEIGTVINEFQAPRWQKETIQNITIGNRILINHGLYYSWHFYWISIGALFGSIILFYIAFGLALDYITSIEEYHGSRPIKRLCQEQEKDSNIRKESDGHSNISRAKMTIPVMELPITFHNLNYYIDTPPEMLKQGYPTKRLQLLNNITGALRPGVLSALMGVSGAGKTTLLDVLAGRKTGGYIEGDIRIGGYPKVQETFVRILGYCEQADIHSPQLTVEESVTYSAWLRLPSHVDKKTRSVCPLEVGTTQTYTDFNNR, from the exons ATGCAAAGCTTTTACAG CCAATACGATTTACACATTCCTGAGATGACTGTGAGGGAGACTTTGGACTTCTCATCCCGGTGCCAAGGTGTTGGAAGAAGACCAA AAATACTCAAGGAGGTGAGCGCGAGGGAGAGCGCGGCGGGGATCATACCTGATGCGGACATAGATATATACATGAAG GCTATATCAGTTGAAGCTTCAAAGAGAAGCCTACAGACAGACTATATTTTGAAG ATCATGGGGCTAGAGATATGCGCAGACACGATGGTTGGGGATGCAATGATAAGAGGACTATCAGGGGGGCAGAAGAAAAGATTAACCACAG CTGAGATGATTGTGGGGCCTGCAAGAGCATACTTTATGGATGAAATATCAAATGGTCTGGATAGCTCTACCACTTTTCAAATAATAAGTTGTTTCCAGCAACTGACGAACATCAGCGAGTACACCATGGTTATTTCACTTCTTCAACCAACACCTGAGGTATTTGATCTTTTTGATGACCTGATATTAATGGCAGAAGGGAAAATTATATACCATGGCCCTCGAAATGAAGCTCTGAATTTTTTTGAGGAGTGTGGGTTCATATGCCCAGAAAGAAAAGAGGTAGCTGACTTTCTCCAAGAG ATCTTGTCCTGCAAGGACCAACAACAGTACTGGTCTGGTCCAAATGAATCTTACAGATATATATCACCCCATGAATTATCAAGCATGTTCAAGGAAAATCACAGAGGGAGAAAACTAGAAGAACCAATTGTTTCTCCGAAAAGCGAGTTGGGCAAGGAAGCTTTAGCATTCAATAAATATTCTCTGCAAAAACTGGAAATGTTCAAAGCCTGTGGAGCAAGGGAAGCACTCCTAATGAAAAGGAGTATGTTTGTTTATGTCTTCAAAACAGGCCAG CTTGCCATTATTGCACTCGTAACAATGTCTGTGTTCCTTCGAACTCGCATGACAACAGATTTCACTCACGCAACTTACTATATGGGAGCATTGTTTTTTTCCATCTTAATGATCATGCTAAATGGCACACCAGAGATAAGCATGCAGATTAGGAGACTCCCAAGTTTTTACAAGCAAAAGAGCTATTATTTCTATTCTTCATGGGCATATGCAATACCAGCTTCAGTCCTAAAGGTCCCTGTTTCCATATTAGATTCACTTGTATGGATATGTATCACATATTACGGTATTGGTTATACAGCTAGTGTTTCGAG GTTCTTCTGCCAATTTCTGATGCTTTGTTTTGTCCATCAATCAGTCACTTCGCTGTATCGATTTATTGCTTCATACTTCCAAACACCTACTGCGTCTTTCTTCTACCTTTTTCTGGCTCTAACATTCTTCCTCATGTTTGGAGGCTTCACTCTTCCCAAGC CCTCCATGCCAGGATGGTTAAACTGGGGATTTTGGATTTCTCCAATGACATATGCAGAAATCGGCACAGTTATTAATGAATTCCAAGCGCCAAGATGGCAGAAG GAAACTATTCAAAACATAACAATTGGGAACCGAATCCTGATTAATCATGGCCTATATTACAGTTGGCACTTTTATTGGATATCCATTGGAGCATTGTTCGGATCaatcattttattttatatcgCTTTTGGATTGGCGCTAGATTATATTACAT CTATAGAAGAATATCATGGAAGTAGGCCTATAAAGAGGTTATGTCAAGAACAGGAAAAAGATTCTAATATACGAAAAGAATCTGATGGTCATTCAAATATTTCCAGAG CAAAGATGACTATACCTGTTATGGAACTTCCAATTACGTTCCACAATCTGAACTACTACATTGATACCCCACCG GAAATGCTGAAACAAGGCTATCCAACAAAAAGACTTCAACTACTTAACAACATAACTGGTGCATTGCGTCCCGGTGTTCTTTCTGCACTAATGGGTGTCAGTGGAGCCGGGAAGACAACTCTGCTAGATGTATTAGCAGGAAGGAAAACAGGAGGATATATTGAAGGGGACATAAGAATAGGTGGATATCCCAAGGTGCAAGAAACATTTGTTAGAATCTTAGGTTACTGTGAGCAAGCCGACATACATTCCCCACAGCTCACAGTTGAAGAGTCTGTAACTTATTCTGCTTGGCTTCGTCTACCTTCTCATGTCGACAAAAAAACAAGATCTGTATGtcccttggaagttggaacaacACAGACATATACTGATTTTAATAACAGATAG